The genomic interval GCGCGCAGCGTCTCCTCGGCGACCGGCGGCTCGCCGGCGCGGTCACGGAACGCGCCGGTCGGCAGGCGCAGCCAGCCGCGCGCGACGCCGTCCTGCACCCCGCGCACCATGACGTCGCACTCGGGGACCGCCGTGTCGCCGCGGGCGAGCAGCAGCGCCACGCGCGCGGCGACGGCCGGGTCGTCGGCGGCGGCACTGGGCCCGCCGACGGTCACCTGCTGGCCCACCGCGGGCGCGAGCCCGGTGTCGATGCCGAGGATGAACGCCTCGACATCGCGCCGGTCCGGGGCGGAGAGCGAGAAGACGGTCGCGGACAGGAAGCGTTGGATGGTGTCGACGCTGCCGTCGTGCAGGAACCCGAAGCCGCGCACCTGGTCGCCCGTCGGCGTCGCGTCGAGGTCGCGGAAGAAGGGCCCGCCCGCCATGCCGAACATGCCGACCTTGGCGTACAGGTTGCGCAGGTGGGCGATCTTGAAGATCTGCGGCTCGTTCTCGAACGAGCTGTCGCCGTCGGTGCCGAAGAAGCCCAGGTCCGGATCGAGGACGTGGCAGCCGTGGCAGGTGCGGATGTCGTCGCTGGTGACGTCGAAGTAGACGTGGCGCCCGCGCTCCTCGCCGGCGCCGAGCCCGCCGTCGAGGCGGCGGATCGGGTTCGGCGGATAGCGCAGCGCGAGCGCGAACGCGGTGAAGGCATCCATGTCGGCGTCGGCGAGCGGGGCGTGGCGCCCGAGCAGGGAGACGAAGGCCGGGTTGAAGGTGCGGAAGGCGGCGGCTTCGTCGAGCGGATCGCCGAAGGTGGTGCCGCCGGAGCGGTCGCCGCGCCAGTGCATCGGGCCGTGGTTCGCGAGCCCGCGCAGGCTCTGCGTCGTCATCGGCCCCTTCAGCGTGCGGAAGTCGGGATCCTGGCCGAAGTTGAACTCGAACGGGTTGCGGTTGGTGACCGTCTCGCCGTCCGGATCGCCGAGGTCCCAGGCGAGGCCGTCGAGGTCGCCGAAGACGTGACACGCCGCGCACGACGCTTCGCCGTTGTCCGAGGTCGCGACCGCGTCGTAGAGGAAGCGGCGGCCGGCGACCACCGCCGCCGGCTCGGGGTCGGGCAGCCGCACGTGCGCGATCTCGGTGCGGCTCGCGGTGTCGACGACGGAGACGCCGAGGTCGAAGCGCGTGCTCACGTAGAGGCGCCCGTCGCCGAGGACGAGCCCGGTCGGGCCGCCGCCGGTGAGCGGCACGTGGGTCGCGGCGTCGGGCGCGAAGGTGCCGTCCGCGAGCGCGGCGGCGTCGAGGGCGGCGACGACGCCGGAGCCGAGGGCCGCGACCCACAGCGTGTCGCCGTCGGCGGCGAGCGCGACCGGCGTCGCCAGGCTGCGTGCCTTGTCGGCGGGCGACGTGGGGACGTCGTAGGCGAGGTGCGGGTTCAGGTGGCGGGGCCGTACGCCGTCGCCGTCGATGCGGGTGACGCGCGCCGCGTGCAGCCGCCCGCGCACGCTGGTGGTCGCGCACGAGCCGCTGCGGTCGCCCTCGAAGCGCACCTCGTTGTGCGCCTCGGTGTTCGCGACCCAGAGCGCGCCGGTCGCGGTGTCGACGGCCATGCCGTAGAGCACCGTGCCGACGTCCGACCAGCCGGCACCCAGCGCGGCGGGCGGCGTCGCGCCGGCGTCGATGGCGAACACGTCGCGGTCGGGCAGGGTGAACGGCACGAGCGCGCTCCAGTCGCGCTCCAGCTCGTCGAGCCACTGCCCGCGCGCCGGGTCGAAGCGCACGATCAGGCCGGTCTCGGGCTGCGGCACGCCGGCGCAGTCGTTCGGGTTCGGCGCCGGCAGCCCGCCGGGAGCCGTCGCGTCGCCGACCCGGCACGGCGCCGCGCCCTGGCCGCCGTCGCACACCGCCTGCTCGGTGATCGTCGTCGTGCGATTGCCGGAGCGGAAGACCGCGGCGTAGACGGTCTGCCCGTCGGGCGCGACCGCGAGCGCGCGCGGCGTGTCGCCGAAGAGCTCGACCACCGCCAGCGGCACGCCCGTCGCCTGCGTGGCGTCGAACACCTGCACGAGCGCCCGCGGCGTGCCGGGCGTGGTGAGCTGCGCGTCGATCGGCGTGCCGTCGGGACCGAGGCAGGTCTGCCCGCGGCGGGCCGTGGTGACGAAGGCGCGCGCCGCGCCCGGGCCGGCGAAGACGAGGTCGCGCGGCTCGTCGCAGGTGGGGATCGTGCGCACCACGCGCGGCGGATCCGCGGCGACGTCGACCACGCTCACGCTGTCGGAGAGGTGGTTCACCACCCACACCTCGCCGTCGCCGTGGACGGCGACGCTGACCGGCTCGAGCCCGACCGCCACCGACGCCTGCGGCGTGAGCCCGCCGGCGGCATCGACCCGCAGGATCTCCAGGCGTGCGTCCGGCGTGTTCGCGACGTAGAGACGGCTGCCGTCCGGGGAGAGCGCCAGCGGCCGCACCGGGTCGCTTTCGAAGCTGGGCACGATCGCCGGCGGCGCAGCGACCGCGCAGGCGGGGATCGCGGCCGGGCCCATCGCGAACCGCCACGGCTTGCTGGCGACCACCCGGCCGCCGGCGGCGCCGCCGAACGCGGTGCACCAGCTGTCCCCGCCGGGGATCGTCAGCATCAGCTCGGCCCCGGCGAGCATGGGCCTGGGACGCACCGCCAGCGGCCGGTCGCGATCGCCGCGCAAGCGCACCTCGAGCCGCACGC from bacterium carries:
- a CDS encoding YncE family protein, producing the protein MGPAAIPACAVAAPPAIVPSFESDPVRPLALSPDGSRLYVANTPDARLEILRVDAAGGLTPQASVAVGLEPVSVAVHGDGEVWVVNHLSDSVSVVDVAADPPRVVRTIPTCDEPRDLVFAGPGAARAFVTTARRGQTCLGPDGTPIDAQLTTPGTPRALVQVFDATQATGVPLAVVELFGDTPRALAVAPDGQTVYAAVFRSGNRTTTITEQAVCDGGQGAAPCRVGDATAPGGLPAPNPNDCAGVPQPETGLIVRFDPARGQWLDELERDWSALVPFTLPDRDVFAIDAGATPPAALGAGWSDVGTVLYGMAVDTATGALWVANTEAHNEVRFEGDRSGSCATTSVRGRLHAARVTRIDGDGVRPRHLNPHLAYDVPTSPADKARSLATPVALAADGDTLWVAALGSGVVAALDAAALADGTFAPDAATHVPLTGGGPTGLVLGDGRLYVSTRFDLGVSVVDTASRTEIAHVRLPDPEPAAVVAGRRFLYDAVATSDNGEASCAACHVFGDLDGLAWDLGDPDGETVTNRNPFEFNFGQDPDFRTLKGPMTTQSLRGLANHGPMHWRGDRSGGTTFGDPLDEAAAFRTFNPAFVSLLGRHAPLADADMDAFTAFALALRYPPNPIRRLDGGLGAGEERGRHVYFDVTSDDIRTCHGCHVLDPDLGFFGTDGDSSFENEPQIFKIAHLRNLYAKVGMFGMAGGPFFRDLDATPTGDQVRGFGFLHDGSVDTIQRFLSATVFSLSAPDRRDVEAFILGIDTGLAPAVGQQVTVGGPSAAADDPAVAARVALLLARGDTAVPECDVMVRGVQDGVARGWLRLPTGAFRDRAGEPPVAEETLRAEAARAGQARTYTCLPPGTGVRLALDRDADGCLDGDDPAPADPAVACTP